One genomic region from Prunus persica cultivar Lovell chromosome G3, Prunus_persica_NCBIv2, whole genome shotgun sequence encodes:
- the LOC18783786 gene encoding protein RTF1 homolog, which produces MADLENLLLEAAGRTSSAGKSRHSHSSSRRRRGGSYSDGGSDSRGDDSDDGRGYASRKPSGTQVPLKKRLDPTEMDDEQGSQEEGDYNDSGSDRGGDSNESDVGSDLYKDEDDRRKLAEMSELQRELILSDRAQKKDDKSLKEKFRPKWDKGKTTHSRKETPPLPSSRVRSSARSADRAAAKDDALNELRAKRLKQQDPEAHRKLRDASRGSSGSRSFSHMTRKSFTAVGRSSSSQSDSDSRSHSEDDGSTGEDPMMDSDDERSEGLTFDDIKEITIRRSKLAKWLMEPFFEELIVGCFVRVGIGRSKSGPIYRLCMVRNVDASDPDRKYKLENKTTHKYLNVVWGNENSAARWQMAMISDSAPLEEEFKQWVREVERSGGRLPSKQDVLEKKEAIKKINTFVYSAATVKQMIEEKKSASSRPLNIALEKDRLRRELEVAQSKHDDAEVERIKTRLQQLEARRQSQGKDSKAVRLAEMNRKNRVENFKNASELKPVKTGLKAGEAGYDPFSRRWTRSRNYYVSKPGEQKGEAEAIVDADGALADIESNGTAVVGAVRAGMAATAAALEAAAGAGKLIDTSAPVDFGTESNLMHNFELPISLATLQKFGGPQGAQEGFLARKQRIEATVGCRVPENDGRRHALTLTVSDYKRRMGLL; this is translated from the coding sequence ATGGcagacttagaaaatttgCTCTTGGAGGCTGCAGGAAGAACAAGTTCAGCAGGGAAAAGCCGACATTCACATTCATCATCTAGGAGGAGGCGCGGGGGTTCATATTCTGATGGAGGAAGTGACTCCAGGGGTGATGACTCGGATGATGGTCGTGGCTATGCAAGCAGGAAGCCCTCTGGAACTCAAGTTCCTTTGAAGAAGAGGCTGGACCCTACAGAAATGGATGATGAACAGGGCAGCCAGGAAGAAGGTGATTATAACGATAGTGGGTCTGATCGTGGAGGTGACAGCAATGAATCTGATGTTGGCAGTGATCTTTACAAGGATGAAGATGACAGGCGAAAGCTTGCTGAAATGTCTGAACTGCAAAGAGAGCTAATTCTGTCTGATAGAGCACAGAAGAAAGATGACAAGAGTTTAAAGGAGAAATTCAGGCCAAAGTGGGATAAAGGGAAGACCACACATTCCAGGAAAGAGACTCCACCTCTTCCATCCTCTCGAGTGCGTTCATCAGCCAGATCTGCTGACAGGGCAGCTGCCAAGGATGACGCATTGAATGAGTTACGAGCAAAACGTTTGAAGCAGCAGGACCCTGAGGCTCACCGCAAATTGAGAGATGCTTCTCGAGGAAGTTCAGGCAGTCGAAGTTTCTCACACATGACCAGGAAATCCTTCACTGCAGTGGGTCGTAGTAGCTCTAGTCAGAGTGACAGTGACAGTCGGTCACATAGTGAAGATGATGGATCGACAGGGGAAGATCCAATGATGGACAGTGATGATGAAAGGTCAGAGGGACTAACGTTTGATGATATAAAGGAAATTACCATTCGAAGGTCAAAACTTGCAAAGTGGTTAATGGAGCCATTCTTTGAAGAGTTAATTGTGGGTTGCTTTGTGAGGGTTGGAATTGGGAGGTCAAAGTCTGGGCCTATCTATAGGCTCTGCATGGTCCGGAATGTTGACGCTTCAGATCCTGATCGGAAGTACAAACTAGAGAATAAAACCACACACAAGTATCTGAATGTTGTTTGGGGCAATGAGAACTCTGCTGCCAGGTGGCAGATGGCTATGATTTCAGACTCTGCACCTCTGGAGGAGGAGTTTAAACAGTGGGTTAGAGAGGTGGAGAGAAGTGGTGGCCGGTTGCCGAGCAAACAGGATGTGCTAGAAAAGAAGGAGgccataaaaaaaatcaatacatTTGTCTACTCAGCCGCAACTGTGAAGCAGATGATAGAGGAGAAAAAATCTGCTTCATCAAGGCCATTAAACATCGCGCTTGAGAAGGACCGGTTGAGGAGGGAGTTGGAAGTTGCACAAAGTAAGCATGATGATGCAGAAGTGGAGAGGATCAAGACAAGATTGCAGCAATTAGAAGCACGACGGCAATCACAGGGGAAAGATAGCAAGGCTGTTAGGCTTGCTGAGATGAACAGAAAGAACAGGGTTGAAAATTTCAAGAATGCATCAGAATTAAAACCTGTGAAGACGGGTTTGAAAGCGGGGGAGGCCGGTTATGATCCATTTTCAAGGAGATGGACTAGGTCAAGGAATTACTATGTGTCAAAGCCTGGTGAACAAAAAGGGGAGGCAGAAGCAATTGTCGATGCTGATGGTGCCTTGGCAGATATAGAAAGTAATGGAACAGCAGTGGTAGGAGCAGTACGGGCTGGCATGGCAGCTACTGCAGCGGCTTTGGAAGCTGCAGCTGGTGCAGGGAAGTTGATTGATACGAGTGCTCCTGTTGATTTTGGAACAGAGTCAAATCTAATGCACAATTTTGAGCTGCCCATATCATTGGCTACTCTTCAGAAGTTTGGTGGGCCACAAGGAGCTCAGGAAGGATTCCTGGCCAGAAAACAGAGAATAGAAGCAACAGTTGGGTGCCGAGTCCCAGAGAATGATGGGAGGAGGCATGCGCTGACACTTACAGTTAGCGACTACAAGAGAAGAATGGGGCTACTCTGA